The following coding sequences lie in one Tachyglossus aculeatus isolate mTacAcu1 unplaced genomic scaffold, mTacAcu1.pri scaffold_228_arrow_ctg1, whole genome shotgun sequence genomic window:
- the LOC119923727 gene encoding olfactory receptor 14A16-like, whose product MANISMVMEFLLLGFSEVRNLQLVHAVLFFLIYLVALMGNLLIVTITVLDQGLHTPMYVFLRNLSLLDICYITAIVPTSILNSLTNSRSISFLGCTTQVLLMIIFGGSEVFILTAMSYDRYAAICCPLRYGIIMDREVCGKLVAASWISGSLYSLMHTAAIFSSHFCGPRIIHQFFCDVPQLLKLMCPGEARAEVCVLVLSIILCLGCFVSILVSYVHIFLAVLKMPATEGRTKAFSTCLPHLAVVSLYIFTGSFPHLKPSSSSPSMLDLLVSVFYTVLPPTLNPLIYSLRNMDMKVAMGKVFSVHFISGVN is encoded by the coding sequence atGGCCAATATCTCCATGGTGATGGAAtttctcctcctgggattctcagaggtccggaacCTGCAGCTTGTCCACGCCGTACTGTTCTTCCTGATCTACCTGGTGGCCTTGATGGGGAATCTTCTTATCGTCaccatcaccgtcctcgaccagggcctccacactcccatgtacgttttcctcaggaatctgtccctcTTAGATATCTGCTACATCACCGCCATCGTCCCCAcgtccatcctcaactccttgaccaacagcagatccatctccttcctggggtgTACTACACAGGTCCTTTTAATGATTATTTTTGGAGGTTCAGAAGTTTTCATCCTTAcagcaatgtcctatgaccgctacgcagccatctgctgccccttgcGCTATGGCATTATCATGGACAGAGAGGTTTGTGGGAAGTTGGTCGCCGCCTCCTGGATCAGCGGGAGTCTCTACTCTCTGATGCACACTGCCGCCATTTTTTCTTCCCACTTTTGCGGTCCTCGCatcatccaccagttcttctgtgacgtcccccagtTGCTCAAACTCATGTGCCCTGGAGAGGCCCGAGCAGAGGTCTGTGTTCTTGTCCTCAGTATTATTTTGTGTTTAGGCTGCTTTGTatccatcctcgtgtcttatgtccacatcttcttggcagtgctgaagatgccggccaccgagggccgaaccaaagccttctccacctgcctgcctcacctcgccgtagTCTCTCTGTATATTTTCACGGGTTCATTTCCCCATCTGAAgccatcctcatcctccccatcgatgctggacctgctggtgtccgtgttctacacagtgttgccccccaccctcaaccccctcatctacagcctgaggaacatggACATGAAGGTAGCCATGGGGAAGGTCTTCTCTGTTCACTTCATTTCAGGGGTGAACTGA